TTGGTGCTCCCTAGCGACGCCCAAGCCCTGACCAGGTGTGGAATCCTGCCGAGTCCGACCCCTGTCCCTGCCCCCGACACCAAGTTCCCCGAGTTCGGCGGCAACCGTTGCCGCGTGGCCAAAGACCACGTGATCGTGCGGGAAGAGCCCGACACCGACTCGGACAAGGTGGCCACCGTCGATATCGGCCGCACTGCCGAAGTCCTCGCCCGCAAAGACGGGTGGTACAAGCTCCGCTTTGACGGCGGCACCACCGGCTGGGTGCGCGGCGACATGCTTTCCGCGCCGAAGGGCGTCAACGTCCTCGCCCGTAACGTGATCCCCCTCACTCCGAAGGGGCCGAGCGAGAAGGACGAAGTCAAGACCAAGAAGGTCACCATCGAGATTGACGGGGACGAGGAACCGGACGCCGAGAGGCCCGAGCTCGTCGCCAAACTGGCCCCGGCGCCCGCGCCGGCGGTCAAGACCGAGTCCGCCTCGGTCGAGGCCCGCGACCTCATCGCCACCGCGAAGTCAAAGCTGGGCTCACCCTACGTCTGGGGCGCGACCGGCTCACGCGGTTCCTTCGACTGCTCCGGCTTCGTCGGTTGGGTCTATGCCCAGCACGGTG
This window of the Fimbriimonadaceae bacterium genome carries:
- a CDS encoding C40 family peptidase, with the translated sequence MPTLGLALACVTYAAARTSALVLPSDAQALTRCGILPSPTPVPAPDTKFPEFGGNRCRVAKDHVIVREEPDTDSDKVATVDIGRTAEVLARKDGWYKLRFDGGTTGWVRGDMLSAPKGVNVLARNVIPLTPKGPSEKDEVKTKKVTIEIDGDEEPDAERPELVAKLAPAPAPAVKTESASVEARDLIATAKSKLGSPYVWGATGSRGSFDCSGFVGWVYAQHGVRLPRTSIEQSGVGQAVSKSDLEPGDLVFFHTRGGSRVSHVGIYIGNNNFIHASSSGSVKISSLEEAYYTRAYAWARRISKVGKAAATSALTSTPVEDGAQKIRRQAAEDEKAKQQNGIGVDIIG